In one Variovorax sp. PBL-H6 genomic region, the following are encoded:
- a CDS encoding SIMPL domain-containing protein (The SIMPL domain is named for its presence in mouse protein SIMPL (signalling molecule that associates with mouse pelle-like kinase). Bacterial member BP26, from Brucella, was shown to assemble into a channel-like structure, while YggE from E. coli has been associated with resistance to oxidative stress.), with amino-acid sequence MRLHRSLISILAATVLVAGAHAAQEGLESQPPTLRLDAAANLEVVEDTAWASLTVEREAREAKDAQRQAAAAFAKVVAQAKETSGLDVRTESFYTGPVYGRDGKIASWRSRGEIRIESKNTSAVAQAAAELGTQARLTGSGFYLSTTARTQAEKGLIGTAVEEFQGKAKVTALALGFPQTEIKEISIGQSGYNPRPPGPMMKSMAMSAEMASRATEPLPMEPGKATVSVTVSGAVTLKR; translated from the coding sequence ATGCGCCTTCATCGCTCCCTCATTTCAATCCTCGCCGCCACCGTTTTGGTCGCCGGCGCACACGCTGCTCAGGAAGGGCTGGAGTCCCAACCTCCGACGCTGCGCCTCGATGCAGCGGCGAATCTGGAGGTCGTGGAAGACACTGCATGGGCCAGCCTGACCGTCGAGCGTGAGGCGCGCGAGGCCAAGGACGCCCAGCGCCAGGCTGCAGCAGCGTTCGCGAAGGTCGTGGCACAAGCCAAGGAGACGTCCGGTCTCGATGTGCGCACGGAGAGCTTCTACACCGGCCCGGTCTACGGGCGCGACGGAAAAATCGCCAGTTGGCGCTCGCGCGGCGAGATTCGCATCGAATCCAAGAACACCAGTGCCGTTGCCCAAGCGGCCGCGGAACTGGGCACTCAAGCGCGTCTGACCGGCTCCGGCTTCTATCTCTCGACCACGGCGCGTACCCAGGCCGAGAAGGGACTCATCGGGACGGCTGTCGAAGAATTCCAGGGTAAGGCCAAGGTGACTGCCCTCGCCCTGGGGTTCCCTCAGACCGAAATCAAGGAAATTTCCATCGGCCAGAGCGGCTACAACCCCCGCCCGCCGGGGCCGATGATGAAATCGATGGCAATGTCGGCCGAAATGGCATCGCGAGCGACTGAGCCGCTGCCCATGGAGCCTGGCAAGGCGACGGTGTCCGTCACGGTGTCCGGCGCGGTCACCCTAAAGCGTTGA